A window of Theropithecus gelada isolate Dixy chromosome 14, Tgel_1.0, whole genome shotgun sequence contains these coding sequences:
- the APOA5 gene encoding apolipoprotein A-V isoform X1 produces the protein MASMAAVLTWALALLSAFSATQARKGFWDYFSQTSGDKGRVEQIHQQKMAREPASLKDSLEQDLNNMNKFLEKLRPLSGSEAPRLPQDPVGMRQQLQEELEEVKARLQPYMAEAHELVGWNLEGLRQQLKPYTMDLMEQVALRVQELQEQLRVVGEDTKAQLLGGVDEARALLQELQSRVVNHTGRFREFFHPYAESLVSGIGRHVQELHRRVASHAPASPARLSRCVQVLSRKLTLKAKALHTRIQQNLDQLRDELSRAFAGTGTEEGAGPDPQMLSEEVRQRLQAFRQDTYLQIAAFTRAIDQETEEVQQQLAPPPPGHSAFTPEFQQTDSGKVLSKLQARLDDLWEDITHSLHDQGHSHLGEP, from the exons ATGGCAAGCATGGCTGCCGTGCTCACCTGGGCTCTGGCTCTTCTTtcag CGTTTTCGGCCACCCAGGCACGGAAAGGCTTCTGGGACTACTTCAGTCAGACAAGCGGGGACAAAGGCAGGGTGGAGCAGATCCATCAGCAGAAGATGGCCCGCGAGCCCGC GAGCCTGAAAGACAGCCTTGAGCAAGACCTCAACAATATGAACAAGTTCCTGGAAAAGCTCAGGCCTCTGAGTGGGAGCGAGGCTCCTCGGCTCCCACAGGACCCAGTGGGCATGCGGCAGCAGCTGCAGGAGGAGTTGGAGGAGGTGAAGGCGCGCCTCCAGCCCTACATGGCAGAAGCGCACGAGCTGGTGGGCTGGAATTTGGAAGGCTTGCGGCAGCAACTGAAGCCCTACACGATGGATCTGATGGAGCAGGTGGCCTTGCGCGTGCAGGAGCTGCAGGAGCAGTTGCGCGTGGTGGGAGAAGACACCAAGGCCCAGCTGCTGGGGGGCGTGGACGAGGCGCGGGCTTTGCTGCAGGAACTACAGAGCCGTGTGGTGAACCACACTGGCCGCTTCAGAGAGTTCTTCCACCCGTACGCCGAGAGCCTGGTGAGCGGCATCGGGCGCCACGTGCAGGAGCTGCACCGCAGAGTGGCTTCACACGCCCCAGCCAGTCCGGCGCGCCTCAGTCGCTGCGTGCAGGTGCTCTCCCGGAAGCTCACGCTCAAGGCCAAGGCCCTGCACACACGCATCCAGCAGAACCTGGACCAGCTGCGCGATGAGCTCAGCAGGGCCTTTGCAGGCACTGGGACTGAGGAGGGGGCCGGCCCAGATCCCCAGATGCTCTCCGAAGAGGTGCGCCAGCGACTCCAGGCTTTCCGCCAGGACACCTACCTGCAGATCGCTGCCTTCACTCGCGCCATCGACCAGGAGACTGAGGAAGTCCAGCAGCAGCTGGCGCCACCTCCACCAGGCCACAGCGCCTTCACCCCAGAGTTTCAACAAACGGACAGTGGCAAGGTTCTGAGCAAGCTGCAGGCCCGTCTGGATGACCTGTGGGAAGACATCACTCACAGCCTTCATGACCAAGGCCACAGCCACCTGGGGGAGCCCTGA
- the APOA5 gene encoding apolipoprotein A-V isoform X2, giving the protein MMGASSLMTWISVPFPRSLKDSLEQDLNNMNKFLEKLRPLSGSEAPRLPQDPVGMRQQLQEELEEVKARLQPYMAEAHELVGWNLEGLRQQLKPYTMDLMEQVALRVQELQEQLRVVGEDTKAQLLGGVDEARALLQELQSRVVNHTGRFREFFHPYAESLVSGIGRHVQELHRRVASHAPASPARLSRCVQVLSRKLTLKAKALHTRIQQNLDQLRDELSRAFAGTGTEEGAGPDPQMLSEEVRQRLQAFRQDTYLQIAAFTRAIDQETEEVQQQLAPPPPGHSAFTPEFQQTDSGKVLSKLQARLDDLWEDITHSLHDQGHSHLGEP; this is encoded by the coding sequence ATGATGGGGGCTAGCAGTCTGATGACCTGGATATCTGTCCCCTTCCCCAGGAGCCTGAAAGACAGCCTTGAGCAAGACCTCAACAATATGAACAAGTTCCTGGAAAAGCTCAGGCCTCTGAGTGGGAGCGAGGCTCCTCGGCTCCCACAGGACCCAGTGGGCATGCGGCAGCAGCTGCAGGAGGAGTTGGAGGAGGTGAAGGCGCGCCTCCAGCCCTACATGGCAGAAGCGCACGAGCTGGTGGGCTGGAATTTGGAAGGCTTGCGGCAGCAACTGAAGCCCTACACGATGGATCTGATGGAGCAGGTGGCCTTGCGCGTGCAGGAGCTGCAGGAGCAGTTGCGCGTGGTGGGAGAAGACACCAAGGCCCAGCTGCTGGGGGGCGTGGACGAGGCGCGGGCTTTGCTGCAGGAACTACAGAGCCGTGTGGTGAACCACACTGGCCGCTTCAGAGAGTTCTTCCACCCGTACGCCGAGAGCCTGGTGAGCGGCATCGGGCGCCACGTGCAGGAGCTGCACCGCAGAGTGGCTTCACACGCCCCAGCCAGTCCGGCGCGCCTCAGTCGCTGCGTGCAGGTGCTCTCCCGGAAGCTCACGCTCAAGGCCAAGGCCCTGCACACACGCATCCAGCAGAACCTGGACCAGCTGCGCGATGAGCTCAGCAGGGCCTTTGCAGGCACTGGGACTGAGGAGGGGGCCGGCCCAGATCCCCAGATGCTCTCCGAAGAGGTGCGCCAGCGACTCCAGGCTTTCCGCCAGGACACCTACCTGCAGATCGCTGCCTTCACTCGCGCCATCGACCAGGAGACTGAGGAAGTCCAGCAGCAGCTGGCGCCACCTCCACCAGGCCACAGCGCCTTCACCCCAGAGTTTCAACAAACGGACAGTGGCAAGGTTCTGAGCAAGCTGCAGGCCCGTCTGGATGACCTGTGGGAAGACATCACTCACAGCCTTCATGACCAAGGCCACAGCCACCTGGGGGAGCCCTGA